GTACATCAAATCCCCGGCGGTATGTATTCGAACCTTATATCCCAGCTTAGAGAAATGAAGGCTCTCGATAAGCTTGATGAAGTTTTAGAGGAAGTACCGAGGGTTAGGGAGGAACTCGGCTATCCGCCTTTAGTAACGCCAACTTCTCAAATAGTTGGCACTCAGGCAGTGTTCAACGTTCTGTTTGGAAGGTATAAGATGATAACCGGGGAAACAAAGAACTACGTAAAAGGTCTCTACGGCAGACCCCCCGCTCCAATAAAGGAGGAAATTAAGAAGCTTATCCTTGGAGATGAAGAACCGATAACTGTCAGGCCTGCCGATTTGCTTGAACCGATGCTTGAAAAAGCGAGAAGGGAACTTGAGGAAAAGGGTTATCTTGAGAAGGAAGAAGACGTTTTAACGTATTGTCTCTTCCCACAGGTAGCTTTGGAGTTCTTTGAACTTAGAAAGCAAGGGAAGCTCAAGCCAGTAGAAGAGAAGCCCAAAGGAAAGGTGATAAAGGTCTATGTGGGTGGAAGGGAGTATGAGATTGGGGTTGAAGGGGTAAAGCTTGAGGGGTTGCTTATTTCGGCTTATACCTCTTCTGAAGCTCCAGCTCTTGCTCCGGTTCCTTCAGTTTCTGCTTCAGCTCCTTCAGTGTCGGTTGAAGTTCCTGTTGCCCCGACATTAACTGGTGGGGATGTGGTTTCTGCGCCTATGCCGGGTAAGGTTCTTAGGGTTTTGGTTGGGGTGGGTGATGAGGTTAGGGTTGGTCAGGGGTTGGTCATTTTAGAGGCTATGAAGATGGAGAATGAGATTCCTTCGCCGAGGGATGGTGTTGTGAAGAGGATTCTTGTCAAGGAAGGAGACACCGTCGACACAGGACAACCACTAATAGAACTCGAATAGTTATCTTTTCTAAACCTTTCATTACCCTTCATTTTTTACTCTAAACGGTGGGGAATTTGAGCGTTTTTGCCAATTTTTGGCCCACTCATCAAAATTTGTTCATAGAAATGCCCAGATTTCCGAAAGACATATATATTACATGACAGTAAAATTATGATGAATTTCCATTGGGGGTGCTCTAGATGAACTCGACAGTTATTATACTGGCGGCCGCAATTATATATGTGGCCATGTATTTTACTTATGGAAAGAGCCTACAAAGCAAAGTTGTCAAAGCAGACCCAAACAGACCAACACCAGCACACAAGCTTTACGATGGAGTTGACTACGTCCCAGCACACCCAGTAGTTCTTTATGGGCACCACTTCGCAAGTATTGCCGGAGCGGGGCCAATAGTTGGTCCAGCTGTGGCAATGGCGTGGGGATGGATACCATCACTGCTCTGGGTATGGTTTGGAAACGTCTTCATTGGAGCGGTGCATGATTACTTAGCCTTGATGGCTTCAGTGAGATACGATGGTAAGTCAATACAGTGGATTGCTGGAAAGATAATGAGCAAGAGAACTGGAATTGCATTTGAAGTTTACATATGGTTTGCCCTGCTCTTAGTGGTTGCAGCGTTTGTAGCTGTTACGGCGAGATTGCTCGTGCTTACCCCACAAGCCGCAACGGCAACACTCCTCTTCCTAATAGTGGCAGTTATTCTGGGATGGATGATGTACAAGATGAACGTGAACTTCTACGTCGCAACTGCTATAGGCTTAATACTCCTCGTTGTTGCAGTATGGATTGGCTTTAAGAACCCATTAATTTTCGTCCCGGGACAGACAGACGCAACAAGTGCCGCTTACACCCAAGCATACCACTACTGGAACATCATACTGATGATTTACATCATTGTGGCATCTTCACTGCCGGTATGGGTACTTCTCCAGCCCAGAGACTACCTGAACGCTTACATCCTCTGGTTCGGACTCTTAATTGGAGGTATAGCCTTCATAGCTCTCGCAAAGCCATTTGAAGCCCCAGGATTTACAATGTGGTCAGCGAACGTTGTCGGTGAACAGCCATCACCGTTCTGGCCCACTGTTCCATTGGTTATAGCGTGCGGTGCTTTGAGCGGCTTCCACTCCATAGTTGGTTCTGGAACTTCATCAAAGCAGCTTGACAAGGAAATCCACGGATTGCTCGTTGGCTACGGTGGAATGTTCACCGAGGGATTCCTTTCAACAGTAGTCATTACAGCTATAGCTGTTTACGGTGTTAAGCTCACCGGACTAAGCGCAAATGCAGTAGAATGGGGAACCCAATACATCACCAAAGGCGGACTTGGTACTTTCATCGGAGGTTATGCTCAAGGACTTGCAGACATGTACGGAATCGATGTTACCTTAGGAAAGACATTCGCTACCCTCTGGGTCTCAGCGTTCACATTAACCTCTCTTGACACTGCTACAAGGCTTGGAAGGTTTGCATGGCAAGAGGTCTTTGGAATGGTAACCGATACAAGCCAAGGAATATGGAAGATCCTCACAAACAAGTGGGTTGCCTCAATAATAATTGCTGGTCTCGGTACCTGGATGGCGTGGGGTGCCGGATACCAGGTTCTCTGGCCGGCATTTGCCGGTATGAACCAGCTATTAGCTTCAATTGCAATGATGACGGCCGCTCTATGGGCTTACAAGATACAGAAAGCTGGAACATGGAGCTATGCCGTCTTAATTCCAGCGCTCTTCCTATGGATAACAGTTACGGCAGGTCTTATATGGTACATAATAGTGGTTCCACTCAAGGGAAGCACATTGATAGCTGTGAAAGGTTCCCTCCTAGTAGGCTTAGTGCTAAACTTCCTCCTAGCGTATGACTTCTACATTGCCTGGAAGAGACCAGCTGAGGAATATGAGGCAGTTCCAGCGTGAAAGTTTTTTTTCTTTTTAACATTATTTTAATTTTGTTGAGGTGGTTTGATGAAAACTTTCTTAAAAAGGACTCTTTACTGGATCTCTATGCCTATCCGGGTTTTGTGGGAATTCAACAAGGGATTTAGGCTTTATTATCTTAGGGGGCTCCGGTGGGGGAAGAAGAACTTGAGGATGTTTTTGCCCTTCTTCTGCTTGGAAGTTACATTGGGTTTCCAAACCTTCCTGTGGACCTTAGCTATAGGCTTCTCCCTCATATGGTCAGGGAGATGTATGTTATGCAGGAGAAATCCCCTAATCCATTAAAGATGAAAACGGGGTGGTTAAATGTTTGAAAATCTAAAGGCATTTTTTAGGGGGTTTTTTAGTGCGTTTAAGACACGCTCTACGGAGTATCTTGAGTTTGAGGAGAGGGAGCTTGAAAATGTCTTCGCACTTGTGCTCATGGGATCGTTTGTGGGCATCCCTTCCCCGCCGACGACACTTGTAATGAGGTTAATGCCCCATATGGTAAGGGAAATTTACGTAATGCAGAGAAGAGCGGGAGAAATGGACGACATATTTGGCGAAATTGCAGCGATGTTTGAAATAACATGAGGTGGTAAGATTGAAAGAGTATCTCATCCCAAAAGAAGGGTTTAGAGTTTTATTCTTCATTGGAAAGGGAGGAGTTGGAAAAACGACGAGCTCAGCTGCGGTATCGGTTGCTCTCGCAAAAAAAGGATACAAAACTCTGATAGTCTCAATAGACCCGGCCCACAACTTGGGTGATGTGTTTGAGGTAAGGCTAAACGACAGGCCGAGGGAAATAGCTGAGAACCTTTATGCAATGGAACTCGACATGGAAAAGCTCATTAAAGCCTATTTGAAGCATCTTGAGGAGAATTTAAAGCATATGTATAGGTATCTTACCGTCATAAACCTTGAGAAGTATTTTGAAGTGCTCAGCTTTTCTCCAGGTATAGAAGAATACGCCACCCTTGAGGCTATCAGAGAGATACTGCAAAAAGGAGATGAATGGGACGTCATAGTATTTGATACACCTCCAACTGGATTAACTTTGAGGGTACTGGCCCTTCCTGAGATTGCCCTTATATGGACAGAGAAGCTCATAGAGATAAGAAGGAAGATTTTAGAAAAGAGAAGAGCGATTGAGAACATACAGGGAGAGAGGAAGTTTGTGATTGAAGGTGAAGAGTACAAGCTTCCAAGCAGGGAGGAAGAAGACCCTGTAATGAGGGAGCTCAAGCAGTATAAATCCGAGATTACTTTTGTCCGAAATGTTGTTACAGATCCAAAAAAGACCAGTGTTATAGCGGTGATGAATCCCGAAATGCTACCATTATATGAGACGGAGAGGGCTTACGAGGCTTTAAGAAAGTTCAAAATTCCCTTTAATCTGGTTGTTGTCAACAAAGTCATTGAGCTTGAGGAAGAAGTTCCAAGGATAAGGGTGAAGATGGAGGCTCAAAGAAAAGTGCTTGAGGAGATAGGGGAAAAGTTTAGGGGAATAGATATCGTTACAGTGCCCATGTTTGAAGAAGAGCCGAGAGGGCTGAACTGGCTTGAGAAAGTTGGAGGGTTAATAGTTGGAGATTGATGAAATTTATGAAGAGCTCAGGAAGGTGAAGGAACCCATAAGTGGGGAGGATATAGTTAGCCTGGGAATTGTGAGTTTAATCAGGAAAGAAGACAACAAAATAACAATCTTCCTTGGGTTGGCGAGAAGAACTCCCAGACATCCGTTTGAGATGGCTGTTAATTGGGCAGTTCATGCAAGGATAGTCAAAGATATAGTAAAGGTTTTAGAGGGAAAAGTAAACTTTGAGATAATCGATGACATGACGTTTCAAAGGTATTATCCGATAGAGGAGGTTTAATCATGAAGGTTACACCGGAATTGTTGCTTTTGATAATGGCACTGGGTGCTATAGCTACTTTGCAGTTTTACAAGGGAAGAAAGCTCAATTTGACTATAATGGACTACTACCTGAGAACCATAGAGGGAGTTGTGAAGCCCAAGGACAAGGATTACGTGTGGATAGGGGGGTATGTTGGGTTCAGGGCGTTTTATAAAGTAAATGAAGGTAATATTGACAAGTTTGAATACACGTTAACCCTTTTGCCAAGGCAGAGCATTTTGTATTTCCCTATCTCGAAGCTGATAAACAGACATGACAAGATATACTTTGTGGTAAAGCCCTATGCGGCAATCAGAAGGGAAGCACACCTAATACAAAAAGGATACTATCGCCTTAAGCCGAAGATCGAGGATGAGGAGCTTTTGCAGAGGGAAATAGTAGAGGTAAATGGAAAGCAGTACGAAGCCCTTTTTGAGAAGAGACGAGACGTTGAAATGCTAAAAGAGTTTCTACAGGGGTTTTCAAAAGTCGAAAACGTCAAGCATATATCATTAACTCCAAAGACAAACGTACTCTACGTTTTCATGAAGCCGGAGATAGAGACGATAGAGCAGGATGTAAGACACATAGTACGCTTTGTCAATGAAAGCATAAGAGAAAACCCCTTTGAGCGGTAGGGAAAATCTAATAAATCCCTCCTCTAAACTTTTCTCTATGATAGAGAGACTTTTCAGCCTTGGATATTCCAAGCAATTTGCGGAGAGATATTTTGAGTTGTGGGGGGATAGAGCATTAAAAATAGCTGAAGCCATGGAGAAGCCCTTACCTAGGTGTTTCAGGGTTAATACTCTCCGTGTTGAGATTCCCAAGCTCACTAAAATGCTGAACAAGAAGGGTTTTCAATTTAAGCGTGTTCCCTGGGCAAAAGAAGGCTTCTGCCTAACAAGGGAGCCTTTTTCCATAACTTCTACTCCGGAATATCTTGGCGGTCTGCTTTATATCCAGGAGGCATCCTCTATGTATCCCCCAATAGCCTTAGACCCAAAACCGGGAGAAGTTGTTGCAGATATGGCGGCGGCTCCGGGTGGTAAAACCTCTTACCTCGCCCAGCTTATGAAAAATGAAGGAATTATATATGCATTCGATGTTGGGGAAGAGAGGCTCAAGGAAACAAGGCTAAACCTCTCTCGGCTTGGAGTTACAAACACAATTCTCCTCCACAAAAGCTCTCTCTATATGGGGGAATTGGGGATTGAGTTTGATAAAATTCTCCTTGATGCCCCCTGCACTGGCTCTGGAACTATCCATAAAAATCCAGAGAGAAAGGCGAACAGAACGCTGGAGGATGTGAAGTTCTGTCAAAACCTGCAGATGCAGATGGTAAAAGTTGCTTTGGAAAACCTCAAAGAAGGGGGTGTGTTGGTTTATTCCACATGCTCTTTAGAGCCGGAGGAGAATGAATTTGTTGTTCAGTGGGCTCTGGACAACTTTGACATTGAGCTTTTACCCCTTAGACATGGCGAACCTGCCCTAACGGCACCCTTTGGGATAGAGCTTAGCGAGGAGCTCAGCAAGGCGAGAAGGTTCTATCCCGACGCTCATAACACAAGCGGGTTCTTTGTTGCTAAAATAAGAAAGAAGGGCTGAGAAGGTTTATTCATTGGAAACTTTCTCTTCTAAGAGTCTATCTTCAATCTCGTGCAGTCTTTTCTTTGTATCATTGCTTAACAGGCTTTCGAGCTCTTCTCTTGCTGCCTTCGCGAGTTCAAACTTAGATGCGTACTCCTTGGACACTTCTACCCATGGAATCTTCTTTTCCTCGACAAATACATCTATATCTGCAAACCTCCGATAGTCTCTGTACTCCAGTCCTTTGAGAAGGAACTTTATTCTGAGGGGATCTTCCCACGTTATTAGCTTTATTTTGTAAACCTTGATCCTCATGAATGGTCTTGGGTAATCCCAGTCCCACCCTTCACTTACGACATAGCCGAGGTCGAGATCTTCAAGAACTAGAAGTACCCTTTCTATGTTCTCTTCGTATCTCTTTTCGGTGTCATAGATTCTTATAGTGATCTCTTTCCAGCCCTCCGGGAGCAGTTTAAAGAGTATAATTGGCAAGTCAGTTCTTAAGGTTCTGTATACTTCCATGAAATTTTTTCTGATCAAAAACGCTTCTTTTATATCTCTTATGCTTAAAGGCTCGCTTAGTTTCTTGTCCGTCACCAGAAGGAGAGTGTCCTGCTCTTCGCCCTCGTTAATACCTCTGGCAAAGCTTGTTTTTATCCCTCCATATCTTTTCGGGATTATTTCGGAAGTTTTTTCGGCCTCTTTTGGCACTCTCAGAAGAATTATCTGGGGCCCAAGGTTTGCCCTGTCAAAAGGGGCTTTTGCATTTAAGAGCTCTTTTAAAACGCTGTCACTCCTCATTCTAACTAAAAAGGCGCCTCTCTTTGGATTCAGTATAGTTTTCCATTCTTCTGCAGGGGTTACAAAGATTATTGTATCGAGTTCTCCACTTTGATTCCACGCCTCGTCGACGGAGAGTTCTTCTACTCCAAAAAGATTTTTTAGGAAACTTTCGCCGCCTTCAACATCTGATGTCCTTAAAAAGAGCATTGAAGGGCCAAAACGCATTAATCTCATCACAATCCCCTCATAAGTTTATATCCCCTTTCGAAATTTGTTCCATCGGGATATTTGACCCTAACAACCTTCTTACTTCCCAAAAGGATGAAGTTCACATTTAAAACTCCATTTAGTCCTCGTCGGAGGGTTCTGAAGTTGTGACCGTAGAGAATGAAATCAACATCTTTGGGAGGATTCAGCTGACTGGGGTCATGTGCTAAGGCAAGCTTTACCTTACCTATCTTAACAATTTCCCCAGATTTTACTATCCGGGCCTTTCTGACGAGCTCTTTGAGAATTTCTTCACTATCCTCGTTTCCCGGAACAATGTACACGTCAGCCCCGGAATTTTCGAGTATATCCAACAGCTCTTTTACCCTTTCCCTGTATCGCTCTTTTAATTCGGGCTTTCTTTCAAGTTTTATGTTGTCCACCAGGTCGCCGGTATGAATAATATACTCCGGTCTGCTTTTTTCTATTAGGTTTAGGATGAAAGAATATATATTATCCGGAGTGTCGCTTATGTGCATTACCTTGGCCTCTTTACTCTCCAGTAATTCTTTTGGAAGCCCTCTTCTTCTTAAAAAGCTGGGTAAGTTTAATCTCATCACAATAATTCCAGAGCAATATTTTATATACCTTTGGTTCTACTTTAAGGAGGTGGGGTGTGTGAGAATCTTAGTACTTGGGGCTGGTAACGTTGGAAGGGCTATAGCTTATGATCTGAGTAAGGATTTTGAGGTGTGGGCAGGAGATAGAGACTTAAATCGATTGGAAAATGTGAAGAATTATGCGAATCCGATAAAAGTAGATGCCTCTGATTTTAGTTCTTTAGTGGAGAAAATGAAGGGTTTTGACCTTGTCGTGGGTGCCCTTCCCGGAAGGTTTGGATTTAGAACTCTAAAAGCGGCTGTAGAGGCTGGAGTTGACATTGTGGATGTTTCTTTTATGCCAGAAAATCCGTTAGCGCTTAGGGAAGAGGCCGTAAAAGCAAATATAACTGCTATCGTTGATGCGGGCTTTGCCCCAGGGCTTAGCAATATCTTCTTAGGAAGAATTTATCAAGAAATGAGCCCTCTTGAAGAGGGAATAATCCGGGTAGGTGGGCTTCCGAAGATCCCAAAGCCACCCCTTTACTACAAAATCACCTGGTCACCTTACGATCTAATCGAAGAATACACAAGGAAGGCAAGGATTGTGAAGGATGGCGAAGTTAGAGAAGTGGATCCACTGGAAAGGATTTGGAGAATAAAGCTCAAAGATTTCGAATTCGAAGAGTTTGTAAGTGATGGACTGAGAACCCTTATTGAAACAATAAACGCAAATCATCTCGAAGAGAGAACCCTTAGGTGGCCGGGGCATCTGGAAAAAATGAAAGTTCTGAAAGAACTGGGATTTTTTGAAGAGGAAAACGTTGAATTTACGCTTAAGGTAATTGGCCCACTGATGAATTACGAGAGCGAGGACTTTTCGATAATGGAAGTTTATGGCAGGGGCTTTAGGAATGGAAAAGGAATGAGTATCAGGTACTTCCTGTATGATGAAGCGAGGGATGGATTTACTTCTATGGCAAGGGTGACTGGATTTACAGCTGCTATAGTTTCTAGGATCGTTATGAATGGAGAGTGTGCATATGGAGTAATTCCTCCGGAGATTTTAGGGATGAGGGATGATACATATTCAAAGATAATGAGAGGGATAAGGGAGAGAGACATCCATGTGGAGGTAGTGGAAGATGCTCCATCTGATAATAGCTGACAGTGAACTTGAGCTTGTGCCGAAGAAGATAAGAGATCACCCTTCGGTTGTCAACTATGCAAGGAAGAGGGGAAAGAAGCCGGATGAAGTGCTACTTGATTCCACCTATCACCATTCGGCCCTTAAACTGCTGGAGGATGGAGAGAGGAGGGGAAGGCCGGATATAGTCCATCTGTGCCTTATAAATGCCCTTGAGAGTATATTAAACAGAGAAGGCAAGCTCAGGGTATATGTGCACACAAGAAACGACGAGATTATCTATATTAAACCCGAGACCAGACTTCCTCGAAACTACAATCGCTTTGTGGGGCTGATGGAAAGCTTATTCAAAAACAAAGCCGTTCCCGGAGACCTTGAACTTCTGAAAATAAGGAAGGGAACGCTTTCAGAACTCCTTGAGGAGATAGGCCCGGATGGGATTTTCGTGATGCACGAGAATGGGGATTTATTAACTCCAAAGGAATTCGGAGAAAGATTGGTTAATTACGCTTCACCAGCTGTTATCGTTGGTGGATTCCCCCATGGGGACTTTTTGAGTGAAGTAAAGGGAGAAAGAATTAGCATTTACAAGGAGCCCTTAATGGCGTGGAGTGTTGTCAATGAGGTTTTGATAAACTATGAGGGAAGTTTACTTTGGTAGAATCTTCTTCAAAAATTTTTTAAATGGTTGAACTAAATCACACCAAGAACGTTTGTGGGAGGTAAGGAAAATGGGAGACAAAACCAAAGTTCAGGTTAGTAAGCTCAAACCCGGAAGATACATCCTTATTGATGACGAGCCGTGCAAAATAGTCAACATTGCGGTTTCATCCCCGGGAAAGCACGGTTCAGCAAAGGCAAGAATTGAGGCCGTTGGAATATTTGACGGCAAGGTTAGGAGCATTGTGAAGCCAACAAGCGCTGAAGTTGATGTCCCAATTATCGACAAGAGAACGGGTCAGATAATAGCTCTCACACCGGACACAGTCCAGCTCATGGACATGGAGACATACGAAATCTTCGATGTTCCGATAGCAACGGGCGTTGATGATGAAATCAAGGACAAGATTAAAGAAGGTATTAACGTTGAATACTGGGAGACCCTTGGCAGAATAAAGATAATGAAGCTCAAAGGAGAAAGCGAGTGATTCTTTTTTAAATTTTTGACCTCTTGCTTGGTCTTGCAAAACTTTTTAACCTCCATTCTAAACTCCCTCCGGGTGAAGGATGATGGAACTCCTCTATACCTATGAGACGCTAAAGCTTGAATTTCCAATGAGCGATATTGAGGAAGCTGACTTTGTGATCCTTGGCATTCCCTTTGATGGAACAACTTCCTATAAACCTGGAACAAGGTTCGGGCCTACGCTGATAAGACAAGCCACGCTCAATTTGGAGAGCTATATTTTAGATTACGACACTGACCTTGCAGAGGTAAAGATAGCTGACGTTGGCGATTTAGCCATCGTCGCTGGTAACCCCCTCGAGACTATAAAAAGAGGCATTGAGACAATAGAAGAAATCAAGAAAATAAACCCTAAGGCAGTGCCTATAGTTTTGGGCGGTGAGCACTCAATGACTTTTGCCCCGGTGAAGGCGTTGAAGCCGAAAAGCTATCTTGTTTTTGATGCCCACCTTGATTTAAGGGAGAGTTATGAAGACAACCCCTGGAATCACGCATGTGTTGCCAGAAGGATTTCAGAACTTGGAATAAAAGTTGCCGAGTTTGGAATAAGAAGTGGTACAAAAGAGGAAGTGGAATATGCCAAAAAGGCTGACGTACCTTGGGTTCATGCAAGGGAGTACACCCTTGAAAGGTTCATAGAGGTCGTAAAAGACCTCCCAGAGCCGGTATATGTGTCTGTGGACATAGATGTCTTTGATCTTTCGATGGTTCCTTCAACTGGGACTCCAGAAGCCGGCGGATTGAGGTTTTGGGAGGTTGTGGAGGCACTGGAATGGCTGGTGGAGAATAAAAAAATCGTTGGTTTTGATATTATGGAAGTGGCGGGAATGGAGCTTGGAGATATTACAGCCTTAACTGCCGCAAAACTCCTCTTTTACATGATTGGAATGCTTTCAAAATGATTCACTCTTCTATGTACATTTCTCTTAATGCCCTATAATATGCCTTGTAGATGTCCCTCTTTGTTACAACACCGATAAGCCTTCTGTTTTCTGGACTTTCAACAATGGGAAGAAGGTTTTGGTCGTATTTCATCAGTTTTTCAAAGGCATCCTGAGCTGTTTCATTTAAATATCCAACACCGTATTCCTTGCGCAAAAACCTCTCTATTGGTAACGTTTTTATTCTCTGGAAGAGGTTTAGGAAGTCTTTTATGCTCACTGTTCCCAATACGTTCATTTTTTCATCAACAACCGGGAAACAATCATGGCCGGTCTTTGCAACGAGCTCCTCAACATCCCTTAGGGTATTCCATTTGTAAACAAACACGGGCTTTGCAGTCATTATCTCTCTAACTGGGATAGTCTCCAAAACAACGGGGCGGCCCGTTTTTATGCGAATTCCCCTCCGCTCAAGCTTTAGGGTATATACCGAAGAGCCCTTGAGAATAAACCTGGCTGTTAAAAAGCTTGTCGTTGCGGAAGTTATAACTCCGGGAAGGAGGGCATAACCTCTGGTGAGCTCTGCCACCATAAGTATCTGGTTTATTGGTGCTTGAGTTAGTCCACTGAAGAACGCTGCCATACCCGCTATGGCATAAACGGCTGGATTGATACCTATGGTGGGGAAAAGCGGTTTTAAAATTGTTCCATATGCGGCCCCAAGTAGAGCACCGATGTAAAGACTTGGAGCAAAGATGCCGCCGCTGTGGCCGGAGGATATCATTACAGACGTTGCCACCATCTTTCCAATTCCTAAAAGGATAAGGAC
The Thermococcus sp. 2319x1 DNA segment above includes these coding regions:
- a CDS encoding iron-sulfur cluster assembly protein; this encodes MEIDEIYEELRKVKEPISGEDIVSLGIVSLIRKEDNKITIFLGLARRTPRHPFEMAVNWAVHARIVKDIVKVLEGKVNFEIIDDMTFQRYYPIEEV
- the speB gene encoding agmatinase, translating into MELLYTYETLKLEFPMSDIEEADFVILGIPFDGTTSYKPGTRFGPTLIRQATLNLESYILDYDTDLAEVKIADVGDLAIVAGNPLETIKRGIETIEEIKKINPKAVPIVLGGEHSMTFAPVKALKPKSYLVFDAHLDLRESYEDNPWNHACVARRISELGIKVAEFGIRSGTKEEVEYAKKADVPWVHAREYTLERFIEVVKDLPEPVYVSVDIDVFDLSMVPSTGTPEAGGLRFWEVVEALEWLVENKKIVGFDIMEVAGMELGDITALTAAKLLFYMIGMLSK
- a CDS encoding ArsA family ATPase, whose product is MKEYLIPKEGFRVLFFIGKGGVGKTTSSAAVSVALAKKGYKTLIVSIDPAHNLGDVFEVRLNDRPREIAENLYAMELDMEKLIKAYLKHLEENLKHMYRYLTVINLEKYFEVLSFSPGIEEYATLEAIREILQKGDEWDVIVFDTPPTGLTLRVLALPEIALIWTEKLIEIRRKILEKRRAIENIQGERKFVIEGEEYKLPSREEEDPVMRELKQYKSEITFVRNVVTDPKKTSVIAVMNPEMLPLYETERAYEALRKFKIPFNLVVVNKVIELEEEVPRIRVKMEAQRKVLEEIGEKFRGIDIVTVPMFEEEPRGLNWLEKVGGLIVGD
- a CDS encoding carbon starvation protein A, with the protein product MNSTVIILAAAIIYVAMYFTYGKSLQSKVVKADPNRPTPAHKLYDGVDYVPAHPVVLYGHHFASIAGAGPIVGPAVAMAWGWIPSLLWVWFGNVFIGAVHDYLALMASVRYDGKSIQWIAGKIMSKRTGIAFEVYIWFALLLVVAAFVAVTARLLVLTPQAATATLLFLIVAVILGWMMYKMNVNFYVATAIGLILLVVAVWIGFKNPLIFVPGQTDATSAAYTQAYHYWNIILMIYIIVASSLPVWVLLQPRDYLNAYILWFGLLIGGIAFIALAKPFEAPGFTMWSANVVGEQPSPFWPTVPLVIACGALSGFHSIVGSGTSSKQLDKEIHGLLVGYGGMFTEGFLSTVVITAIAVYGVKLTGLSANAVEWGTQYITKGGLGTFIGGYAQGLADMYGIDVTLGKTFATLWVSAFTLTSLDTATRLGRFAWQEVFGMVTDTSQGIWKILTNKWVASIIIAGLGTWMAWGAGYQVLWPAFAGMNQLLASIAMMTAALWAYKIQKAGTWSYAVLIPALFLWITVTAGLIWYIIVVPLKGSTLIAVKGSLLVGLVLNFLLAYDFYIAWKRPAEEYEAVPA
- a CDS encoding 16S rRNA methyltransferase — translated: MLHLIIADSELELVPKKIRDHPSVVNYARKRGKKPDEVLLDSTYHHSALKLLEDGERRGRPDIVHLCLINALESILNREGKLRVYVHTRNDEIIYIKPETRLPRNYNRFVGLMESLFKNKAVPGDLELLKIRKGTLSELLEEIGPDGIFVMHENGDLLTPKEFGERLVNYASPAVIVGGFPHGDFLSEVKGERISIYKEPLMAWSVVNEVLINYEGSLLW
- a CDS encoding saccharopine dehydrogenase family protein; its protein translation is MRILVLGAGNVGRAIAYDLSKDFEVWAGDRDLNRLENVKNYANPIKVDASDFSSLVEKMKGFDLVVGALPGRFGFRTLKAAVEAGVDIVDVSFMPENPLALREEAVKANITAIVDAGFAPGLSNIFLGRIYQEMSPLEEGIIRVGGLPKIPKPPLYYKITWSPYDLIEEYTRKARIVKDGEVREVDPLERIWRIKLKDFEFEEFVSDGLRTLIETINANHLEERTLRWPGHLEKMKVLKELGFFEEENVEFTLKVIGPLMNYESEDFSIMEVYGRGFRNGKGMSIRYFLYDEARDGFTSMARVTGFTAAIVSRIVMNGECAYGVIPPEILGMRDDTYSKIMRGIRERDIHVEVVEDAPSDNS
- a CDS encoding translation initiation factor IF-5A — its product is MGDKTKVQVSKLKPGRYILIDDEPCKIVNIAVSSPGKHGSAKARIEAVGIFDGKVRSIVKPTSAEVDVPIIDKRTGQIIALTPDTVQLMDMETYEIFDVPIATGVDDEIKDKIKEGINVEYWETLGRIKIMKLKGESE
- a CDS encoding RsmB/NOP family class I SAM-dependent RNA methyltransferase; protein product: MIERLFSLGYSKQFAERYFELWGDRALKIAEAMEKPLPRCFRVNTLRVEIPKLTKMLNKKGFQFKRVPWAKEGFCLTREPFSITSTPEYLGGLLYIQEASSMYPPIALDPKPGEVVADMAAAPGGKTSYLAQLMKNEGIIYAFDVGEERLKETRLNLSRLGVTNTILLHKSSLYMGELGIEFDKILLDAPCTGSGTIHKNPERKANRTLEDVKFCQNLQMQMVKVALENLKEGGVLVYSTCSLEPEENEFVVQWALDNFDIELLPLRHGEPALTAPFGIELSEELSKARRFYPDAHNTSGFFVAKIRKKG
- a CDS encoding metallophosphoesterase translates to MRLNLPSFLRRRGLPKELLESKEAKVMHISDTPDNIYSFILNLIEKSRPEYIIHTGDLVDNIKLERKPELKERYRERVKELLDILENSGADVYIVPGNEDSEEILKELVRKARIVKSGEIVKIGKVKLALAHDPSQLNPPKDVDFILYGHNFRTLRRGLNGVLNVNFILLGSKKVVRVKYPDGTNFERGYKLMRGL
- a CDS encoding pyruvate/oxaloacetate carboxyltransferase, which translates into the protein MVEIIDTTFRDAHQSLIATRLSTRDMLPIAEKMDKIGFYSMEVWGGATFDAALRFLREDPWERLKLLREHIKKTKLQMLLRGQNVVGYKHYPDDVVEKFVELAYKKGIDIFRVFDALNDVRNMKTAIKKAKEVGAEVQGAISYTTGKIFTLEYYLQKVDELIELDVDYITIKDMAALLDPQMAYELVKEIKDRYGVKVNVHTHATSGLASATYLKAVEAGADFIDTAIYPLANGTAQPAIQSIYYSLKSEDRPKVDMKLIFEISKYLRKLLEEKYEHLMDKRALHGDPNVLVHQIPGGMYSNLISQLREMKALDKLDEVLEEVPRVREELGYPPLVTPTSQIVGTQAVFNVLFGRYKMITGETKNYVKGLYGRPPAPIKEEIKKLILGDEEPITVRPADLLEPMLEKARRELEEKGYLEKEEDVLTYCLFPQVALEFFELRKQGKLKPVEEKPKGKVIKVYVGGREYEIGVEGVKLEGLLISAYTSSEAPALAPVPSVSASAPSVSVEVPVAPTLTGGDVVSAPMPGKVLRVLVGVGDEVRVGQGLVILEAMKMENEIPSPRDGVVKRILVKEGDTVDTGQPLIELE